In Limosilactobacillus sp. WILCCON 0051, a single window of DNA contains:
- a CDS encoding Rha family transcriptional regulator, which produces MDNFDTDKIIKYISDSKQQVIDSRDVAKMIGKTHAHLVRDIDSYKEVLDQNPKLDSDQFFIESSYQAGTGKHYKCYLLTKKGCEFVGHKVGGRKGTIFTATYVSLFNEYEAEHNGKLIANGDLNFQRQDLEYHRRYVAVKEQEAANKRAELLIKIGDRQEEERYRQAYYTEATNQLMFPITNGLAVTAGAIAEQLGTNAYNIGKWGQILGLKAPKGHRSQYGYWSGDRYYYNEKAIEKFQEHKKEIVDDDNDLGL; this is translated from the coding sequence ATGGACAATTTCGATACTGACAAAATCATTAAATATATTAGCGACTCCAAACAACAAGTAATTGATAGTCGGGACGTTGCCAAGATGATTGGCAAAACTCATGCACATTTGGTGCGTGATATTGACAGCTACAAAGAGGTTTTGGATCAAAATCCAAAATTGGATTCTGACCAATTCTTCATTGAATCAAGCTATCAAGCCGGCACTGGTAAGCATTATAAATGCTACCTGCTAACCAAAAAGGGTTGCGAATTCGTGGGCCACAAGGTGGGTGGCCGTAAAGGAACAATCTTTACTGCTACGTACGTCAGCTTATTTAACGAGTACGAGGCTGAACACAATGGAAAGCTGATTGCGAACGGAGATTTGAATTTCCAACGCCAAGATCTCGAATATCATCGCCGGTACGTAGCGGTGAAAGAACAGGAAGCTGCTAACAAGCGAGCTGAACTGCTGATCAAGATTGGCGACCGTCAGGAAGAAGAGCGCTATCGCCAAGCGTACTACACGGAAGCTACGAATCAGTTGATGTTCCCAATCACAAACGGTCTTGCCGTTACCGCCGGTGCAATTGCCGAACAGCTCGGCACTAATGCTTACAACATTGGCAAGTGGGGCCAGATCTTAGGATTAAAAGCTCCGAAAGGGCACCGCAGTCAATATGGTTACTGGAGTGGTGATCGCTACTACTACAACGAAAAGGCGATTGAAAAATTCCAGGAACATAAGAAAGAGATCGTTGATGACGACAACGATCTGGGGCTGTAG
- a CDS encoding helix-turn-helix transcriptional regulator — MTYSINIQLIKQKRLEHKYTLQEMSEALGLANRSLYLKRENGCQKFKANELPLLSKKLGIPLNDFFIPNVEKNSKGEK, encoded by the coding sequence TTGACCTACTCGATTAATATTCAACTAATCAAGCAGAAACGTCTGGAACATAAATATACACTTCAAGAAATGTCCGAAGCGCTAGGATTGGCCAATCGTTCTCTTTATTTGAAAAGAGAGAATGGTTGTCAAAAATTCAAAGCGAACGAATTGCCATTGCTTAGCAAAAAATTGGGCATTCCATTGAACGATTTTTTTATCCCAAACGTTGAGAAAAACTCAAAAGGAGAAAAATAA
- a CDS encoding helix-turn-helix transcriptional regulator translates to MQTQLAARIVDLREKVNMSQSELAKRLGIDKSSMNKIEKGTRKVSSEELDKIASIFDVSADYLLGRSTPDKKHLEQEIDLDKAIDNAMSFDGKPVTEHDRKMMKQLWKAYMAGKE, encoded by the coding sequence ATGCAAACACAATTAGCTGCCAGAATAGTAGACCTGCGAGAAAAAGTTAACATGAGTCAATCGGAACTGGCCAAGCGTCTTGGCATCGACAAATCATCAATGAATAAAATTGAAAAGGGAACCCGAAAAGTTTCTAGCGAAGAGCTTGATAAAATAGCGTCTATTTTTGATGTATCAGCAGACTATTTACTAGGTAGGAGCACGCCAGATAAAAAGCATCTGGAGCAGGAAATCGACTTAGATAAGGCTATAGATAACGCAATGAGCTTTGACGGAAAGCCAGTTACTGAGCACGACAGAAAAATGATGAAACAGCTTTGGAAAGCATACATGGCCGGAAAAGAATAG
- a CDS encoding DUF6782 family putative metallopeptidase — MAEKVVDIIKELGVSVIVGSFDNPGYYVPELNAIYIDEKLDECQHEAVLLHELGHAAKQKNEIDLYNATKTMKLKMECEANRFMISYLFHRYIKYTGEEPYRVDYLEFMRQNDIPLRDEDIVKEIIADY; from the coding sequence ATGGCTGAAAAAGTTGTAGACATCATTAAAGAGCTTGGCGTATCGGTGATTGTTGGCAGTTTTGATAATCCCGGATACTACGTGCCGGAGCTTAACGCCATTTACATAGACGAAAAGCTTGACGAGTGCCAACACGAAGCGGTTCTGCTGCATGAACTAGGGCATGCCGCAAAACAGAAAAACGAAATCGATCTATACAACGCAACCAAGACGATGAAGCTTAAAATGGAATGCGAAGCCAATCGCTTTATGATCAGTTATCTGTTTCATCGATACATCAAATACACCGGTGAAGAACCATATAGGGTCGACTATCTGGAGTTTATGCGCCAGAATGACATCCCTTTGCGAGATGAGGATATCGTTAAAGAGATAATCGCCGACTATTAA